The region ttgtctaattggatggctgtatatgtatgggccacatgtggggcaggctctgaatgggtgttccttctgtgtctgttttaatctttgcctctctattccctgccaagggtattcttgttccccttttaaagaaggagtgaagcattcacattttgatcttccggGTAAGCTTCAATCTTAAATCTGTTCTTTAAAAGTTTTCATTTCCAATAGGAGAAAATTAGGAAACTTGTATCCCAGTATGTAGCCTTTACCTTAAACAGGATAACTAAACAGGAAGTGGTGTGACCCTGGAGGCTTGGGGGGCAGGGAAGGCTAGTCAACATGCAAACTCTTTTCTTTACtcagttgaaatttgattttggTGTTTACAGGACTGAATTGCAAAAATCATGTACCTGGACAATCTGGAGCATGAAAATGAAACCAACctactaacacacatacacacacacacacacacacacacacacagagagagagagagagagagagagagagagagagagagagagagagagagaatggctttACCTTGATGCAGATCTATAGGATGAGATATTCCACCTCCTTATCATCAGAAAAAATCCCAAGTCTGAGGTTCAAGAAGCACACTGGGGTAGATAAGGGATTGTGTACGCCATAGAGGAACAGGCAGACAGCAACACAGCGGAGGATCTGAGATCAGGCCCACGTGGAAGAGTGGGAAATCCCTTCTTAGGCTCTCAGGGGAAGAGGGCATTTCTAGCTTGGTGAGGAGGACTCAAGCAGTCTACAAGAGTGTGGACAGCAAAAATCTGGATTGGGTTTTTCattgggttgtttggatttttgaTGGTAAGCTtcgtgagttctttatatattttgaatattagccctctattggatgtgacGGTTACTGAaggttttttccccaatctgtaggatgcccctttgtttattgactatgtcctttgccttacagaagctttccacttttatgaggtcccatttatcaattcttgatcttagagcgtaaaccattggagttctgtttagttCTTATTTTAGTCATGGAGACCTATCATACCTGAaattatatttggttgtgagcctagcctttaacggctgagccatctctccagccccatacctGAAATTATAACAATTCAACATGAATGTGGTTGCTTTACAAAATGATTTGGCCCTGGCTAACATTTTAAATTGCTAGAAGTTAAACCCAGAATCTCTTCCAATCTTCCCAGAACTCCTTTGAGGCTTTCACAGTCAAGTTTCCCTGACTAGACTCCCCATTCCAGATGCAGCAGACTCCTGTTAGTCTCCCTGGAGCCTGTAAGGACAAGAATATCTCTCAGTTCTCCAGACCCCAAACTCAAGATGCAGTCTAAAACCTGTGGCTGAGCCCTGCATGCTTCTCTGATCCATCTGGTCTTTTTCCCTCTATCACAGAACTGTTAGCTGGCTCAAGGGTCCTACAACATTAGCAAGATTGAAACAATTTCTGAAGATTCTGAGAAGCTACAAAGCTTTCTCAGGACCACCTGGCTGTGCCTGAGCTGAAATCCAGGTCCCTGACCTGCTTCCCTTACCTGTTTTATATCCAGCAGTGCAGAGAGGTCTTTCCTGAAAGGGGTTCTTTAATGTAACCAGCAATTCAAAGCTTCCCTGGGGTAACACCAATGAGTAACCTGATCCAGCAAGTCTAACTCAGAGccaaaataaacaaggaaataggACACCAGTGGAGAGATACTTAGTGCCTGAATCAGGCAAAGCTGGTACAGGAGTCATTTCCAAAGCAAAGCTAAGACTCACTCCCCAACAGAGGAAGCATAGGAATGTTATGTAAGGGTGCATACATCTTCATAGAGAGGGGTGTGAACTTTCATTCATGAGCATGTTAGGATCACATTCCCTGAGCATGCTCACTTTAAAGTGAGGTACAGAACTGCCTCCCGGAGTCCTCAGCTTTCATGATATTTTAGTTGGCAATAAAAGAAAGGATAGGTTGAAGGTGCTGAGTGAAGGGATCTGTCCATGAAGGTGCCTGCCTCGATTGATCAGTAACAGATTGACACATCTTGTTGTCcttggtggtttttttgttttgttatttttgttttcttttgtggtgacccacttttttatttatttatccccaCCTGCccccttttaatttatttttcccctcctggtccacaccCCTAcccctgagagttccacatcctataactcctccctgccccaccccacccaccccaccagacgtCTAAATTTCCTTCTGCTGTGAATGTTGGAGACTTCATCTCACCTGGTATATGCTGCCTTCCtggtgatccagtatctgagagatttcagaggtccaggttaattgagactgctggtctgcctacagggttgccctcctccttagcttcatacaacttttccccaattcaaccagaggggccAGGAGTTTCTGTTCATTAGTTGgatgcacatttcttttttttttctttttttcggagctggggaccgaacccagggccttgtgcttcctaagcaagtgctctaccactgagctaaattcccaacccggGTGCACATTTCTATATCTGACTCTATGAGCtgattgttgggtcttttggagagcagtcatggtagacCCCTTTTTGTAACTAAGGAAGTAACTTCCTTTAAAATATTGTAAGAACTGAATACTTCATAAAGGCCAAATAGCATAGATTATAAAGAATGATGGACACAGTTACAGACATACAACCCAAGTAGGGCAATTGAGAGTCCATGACCAGATACAGATGAATAACACTGGAAGCTGGAAGGGGAGGGACCTCTGCTGGCATGGTCTACatgtcacagagacacagaggggtTTTAAAGGTAAAGTAGACCTGTGGAGAGACGTGGAGAATAAACCATTCAAATCTCATGTGCTAGTCTCAGCTATCTGCAGAAGGAATGGTCCTACACTGTCACTCATGGGTAAAATCTAAAGAATCCAAACTCAAAGAAGTGGAAAGCAGGGTGGTGGTCTGACATGCTATGAGAAGAGAGAAATGGGATAATGGTAGTCAAAGGACTCAAAGACCCAATTGTGTGAAAGGAACATCTGGGAGATTGAATGCACAATTACAACTACTAAAAATAGTGTATGTGCCAATGTGCTTGAAATTTGCTGCAATTAAGATCTTAAATTTCATGCATACTCTCTTGGCTCTCCTTTCATTCTTCCAGTGGCTTTATTTGCTTGAAGTCATGGGTCAATGGTTCTCTTCGAAGAATGAACAGCACCAAGATTTGGCCTCcagttttaaagaatattttaagaaatttaagACGGGACACAAAATCATTTCTGAGGAAATCATCACTTCAGTTGAATTAAGCATGACAAAAGGGAACATTCAAATGGCAAACTCTGCAATCAGTGAGGCATTAAGAGAAATCGATGGTACACCGCTCAATGTTGCTGTCACCGGGGAGTCTGGAGCAGGAAAGTCCAGTTTCATCAATGCCCTGAGAGGCATTGGGCATGAAGAGGAAGGTGCAGCTAAAATTGGGGTGGTGGAGACAACCGCGGAGAGATGGCCATACAAACACCCCAGTATGCCTAATGTGGTCATTTGGGACCTGCCTGGAATTGGAACCACAACTTTCCCAACAAAAACGTATCTAGAGAAAATGAAATTCTATGAATATGACTTCTTCATTATTATTTCAGCCACCCGCTTTAAGAAAAATGATATAGACCTCGCCAAAGCAATCAGTATGATGAAGAAGGATTTCTACTTTGTGAGAACCAAGATAGACTCTGACTTAAGAAATGAAGAGGAATTCAAACCACGATCCTTTGACAGAGAAAAAGTCCTGCAGAACATCCGCTTTAACTGTGTGAAGCACTTCAAGGAGAATGGCATTGATGAGCCACCGATCTTCTTGATCTCTAACAGAAATCTTTCTGACTATGATTTCCCAATCCTGATGGACAAGCTGATAAGTGATCTCCCTGTATACAAGCGACACACTTTCATGCTCTCCTTACCCAATATTACAGATTCAGCCATTGAAAAGAAGCGACAATCTTTGAAGCAGAAGATTTGGCTCGAAGCCTTTGCAGCTGACCTACTGAGCATCATCCCTTCACTGACCTTCCTCTTGGACAGTGATTTGGAGACTCTGAAGAAATGCCTGAAGTTCTATCGCACTGTGTTTGGGGTGGATGATGCAGCTTTGCAGAGTTTAGCTAAGGACTGGCAAATGCCGTTGGTTGAGCTCGAGGCCAAGATGAAATCTCCGATCGTGTTCAAACCTACAGATGAAGAAACAATACATGAAAGGCTTTCGAGATATTACCGGGATTTCTGTTTGGCTAATGGGTATTTAGTTACTCAAAATCTTTATCTTAGAGAAATATTTTACCTGAAATTCTATTTCCTTGACATAGTGACTGAGGACTCAAAGACTCTTCTCAAAGAGATATGTTTAAGAAACAAGTTGGTTTCTAATTAGGCTGAAGTCATACGGCTGTCAAAGATTCAGGACCAATGACAGAAAAATAGGATGGCGATATTGGAAAACAATATACTGTGTTTATTCAAGCTATTCAGACTTATCCATATTTAGTGATTACATATCCACACTAGCTGTAGCAAGGTGATCAGATATGTATAAATAAGCTTATAGCAATGTAGAATCACATATAAGATTAACCTCTGAACTTGCATTTAGGAAATTATTTTACTTAAGTTAATTGAGTTAGGAAGCCctgcctactgtgggtggcaccattccctagcttGCACTCTTTGTGTATATGGAGAGGGAGCTAATCAGCAGCATAGTAGCATTCTTTCATAGCTCTTAGGTTATTGATTTTTAAACTATGAACAAGTAGTACTA is a window of Rattus norvegicus strain BN/NHsdMcwi chromosome 18, GRCr8, whole genome shotgun sequence DNA encoding:
- the RGD1309362 gene encoding uncharacterized protein LOC307415 isoform X1, producing MGQWFSSKNEQHQDLASSFKEYFKKFKTGHKIISEEIITSVELSMTKGNIQMANSAISEALREIDGTPLNVAVTGESGAGKSSFINALRGIGHEEEGAAKIGVVETTAERWPYKHPSMPNVVIWDLPGIGTTTFPTKTYLEKMKFYEYDFFIIISATRFKKNDIDLAKAISMMKKDFYFVRTKIDSDLRNEEEFKPRSFDREKVLQNIRFNCVKHFKENGIDEPPIFLISNRNLSDYDFPILMDKLISDLPVYKRHTFMLSLPNITDSAIEKKRQSLKQKIWLEAFAADLLSIIPSLTFLLDSDLETLKKCLKFYRTVFGVDDAALQSLAKDWQMPLVELEAKMKSPIVFKPTDEETIHERLSRYYRDFCLANGYLVTQNLYLREIFYLKFYFLDIVTEDSKTLLKEICLRNKLVSN